One part of the Haliotis asinina isolate JCU_RB_2024 chromosome 2, JCU_Hal_asi_v2, whole genome shotgun sequence genome encodes these proteins:
- the LOC137273464 gene encoding flavin-containing monooxygenase 5-like, whose product MAKRVAIIGAGCSGLTAIKCCLDENLEPFCFERTDGLGGLWNFTEKVREDQACVMKSTVINTSKELMCFSDFPIPKESPNFMHNTQVWQYFKMYADAFNLTKHIQYNKEILSVKKSSDYEQTGRWDLQIRDHKTRSDETHVFDAVMVCTGHHASKNVSYFTGQEDFQGKILHSLDYKDWIGYVGKRIVVIGVGNSGGDVAVELSRVGQAFLSTRRGTWVLNRIATKGITGDFLQTTRWFNTIRHAMPEETLNNMLKKALNKRLDHELYSLMPKHSVFAQHPTVNDDMPNRIATGSLKIKADVKRFTKTGVEFVDGTVEDDIDVIILATGYIFGFPFIDKSVIDVQKNRVNMFKYMFPPDLPKQTLVVIGCLQPFGAIMPLAELQCRLATRVFKGICSLPSKYEMWADIRKKEANMAARYVESQRHTIQVDYVDFMDELSELVGCRPNIGRLLLIDPKLGLKCFFGPTTPYQYRLRGPGKWSGARDAIMTQTYRMEYPFKTKPLPEGTQTSSSNKLLMLVLLVVLIAILYKVFF is encoded by the exons ATGGCCAAGCGTGTGGCGATCATCGGGGCCGGGTGCAGCGGTCTCACTGCTATCAAATGTTGTTTAGACGAAAACCTGGAGCCGTTTTGTTTTGAGCGAACTGACGGACTCGGGGGATTATGGAATTTCACGGAAAAAGTCCGGGAGGATCAAGCGTGCGTGATGAAGTCAACTGTCATCAACACAAGCAAGGAGTTAATGTGTTTCAGCGACTTCCCTATACCCAAAGAGTCCCCCAATTTTATGCATAACACTCAG GTATGGCAGTACTTCAAGATGTATGCAGATGCCTTCAACCTGACAAAACACATCCAATACAACAAAGAGATCCTGTCCGTCAAGAAGTCGAGTGACTACGAGCAGACCGGAAGATGGGATCTGCAGATCAGAGATCATAAGACCAGAAGTGACGAGACGCATGTGTTTGACGCAGTGATGGTGTGCACTGGTCATCATGCCAGCAAAAACGTATCGTACTTCACAGGACAAGAAGATTTTCAGGGGAAGATCCTTCACTCTCTAGACTACAAAGACTGGATCGGGTACGTTGGAAAGAGGATAGTGGTTATCGGGGTCGGTAACTCAGGCGGGGACGTCGCTGTGGAGCTGAGCAGGGTGGGGCAG GCGTTTCTGAGTACGAGGCGTGGTACCTGGGTGCTCAACAGAATTGCGACTAAAGGTATCACAGGCGATTTTCTTCAGACCACGCGTTGGTTCAATACAATTCGACATGCCATGCCTGAAGAAACACTGAACAACATGCTAAAGAAAGCTCTCAACAAACGTTTAGACCACGAGCTGTACTCCTTGATGCCTAAACACTCGGTGTTTGCTCAACATCCTACAGTAAACGATGACATGCCCAACAGAATCGCAACTGGCTCTTTAAAGATCAAGGCCGACGTCAAGCGGTTTACCAAGACGGGCGTGGAGTTTGTTGACGGGACGGTGGAAGATGATATCGACGTTATCATACTGGCTACAGGGTATATATTCGGCTTCCCGTTTATTGACAAGTCTGTGATCGATGTTCAGAAGAATAGGGTCAACATGttcaaatatatgtttccaCCTGACTTACCTAAACAGACATTGGTGGTGATTGGTTGTTTGCAGCCTTTCGGCGCCATTATGCCCCTCGCAGAATTGCAGTGTCGCCTAGCAACCAGAGTGTTCAAA GGCATATGCAGTCTCCCGTCAAAGTACGAGATGTGGGCGGACATTAGAAAGAAAGAGGCAAACATGGCAGCAAGATATGTCGAGTCCCAGCGTCACACCATCCAGGTCGACTACGTCGACTTCATGGACGAACTGTCAGAACTTGTGGGATGTCGGCCAAATATAG GTCGTCTACTTCTCATTGATCCGAAACTTGGACTCAAGTGCTTTTTCGGCCCTACAACACCCTACCAATACCGTCTGAGGGGACCGGGCAAGTGGTCGGGAGCTCGGGACGCCATCATGACCCAGACATACAGAATGGAGTACCCCTTTAAGACCAAACCTCTGCCTGAAGGAACACAGACGTCGTCGTCCAACAAACTCCTTATGTTGGTGTTGTTAGTGGTGTTGATTGCCATCCTTTACAAAGTATTCTTTTAA